TCACGTATGGCACGTAGCGCTTGTTGGCCTGCTGGTCGAAGTACTCCAGCTTCTTGCCGCTGTACTGCTGGTGCTGCGTGAGGTCGAAGTCGCCGCGGTTGTGGATGCCCTCGATCTCCTGGAAGCCGAGCGTGCCGCCGAAGTCGAAGGTGATGTCGAAGGCCGCGCGTGCGTAGTGCGCCAGCTCGCCCGCCTCGTGCTGGTGGTACTGCAGGCGGTCGGCGCTCAGCCCCCGCGACTGGTGCCACGCCATGCGGTCCGCCTTCCAGCGCTCGAAGTGCTCCATGTCGGTGCCCGGCTCGACGAAGAACTGCATCTCCATCTGCTCGAACTCCCGGGTGCGGAAGATGAAGTTCCCGGGCGTGATCTCGTTGCGGAACGCCTTGCCGATCTGCGCGATGCCGAACGGCACCTTCTGGCGGCAGCTCTGCTGCACGTTGAGGAAGTTCACGAAGATGCCCTGCGCCGTCTCGGGGCGGAGGTAGATCGTGCTCGCGCTCTCCTCCACCGGGCCCATGAACGTCCTGAACATCAGGTTGAACATGCGCGGCTCGGTGAGCTGGCAGGCATCGTGCTGGCCAGGCTGCTTGCTCGGCTTCTGCGGGCAGCGCGCATCCTCGAGCTTGTCGGCGCGGAAGCGTCCCTTGCAGGTCTTGCAGTCCACCAGCGGATCGGTGAAGCCGGCCACGTGGCCGCTGGCTTCCCAGGTCTTCGGGTGCATGAGGATCGCGGCGTCCAGTCCCTCGACGTCGTCGCGGAGGCGGACCATGCTGGTCCACCAGAGCTCCTTGAGGTTCTTCTTCAGCTCCACGCCGAGGGGGCCGTAGTCCCAGACGCTGCCGGTGCCGCCGTAGATCTCGGAGCTCTGGAAGATGAAGCCGCGCCGCTTGCACAACGACACGAGCTTCTCCATCACGTCAGGATGGGTGCTGGGGGCCATGCGTCAGTCCTCGGTGTGGCGCTCCTGGATGCCGCGGACATCTGCCGCGACTGGGTGGGGCGCACTGGTGCCGGAAGCTAACGCGACCGGGAACAGGGCCCGCTTCGATGCCCGACCCACCACCCCGCGCGGCGCCTCGCTTGCGGAACCGCCGCCGATCCGGCATGGTACGATCTCGATCCCAACCCGGTGGAGCGAGTGATGCGCACAGTGCCATTCCGCAGGGCCCTCCTGCTTCTCACCGGCGCCGCGCTGGGCGCTCCGACACTTCCCGGACAGTCGCTGGTGACCGGCGTCGTCCGTGACACCGTCTCCGGCCGGATCTTCGCCGGCGCAGCGATCGAGCTCGTGCCGGCGAGCGCACCATGGCTGTCCGGCTTCAAGGCCCGCAGCGATTCCGTGGGTCGGTACACCATTCCCGACGTCGCGGCCGGCCGCTACATCGTCGGGTTCCTGCACCCGGACCTCGACTCCGTCGGGTTGTCGCAGGTGAGTCGACCGCTCGACGTGCGCGCCGGGAAGCGCCGCGTGAGCGTGGACCTGAGCCCCCCGGGCGGTATGGCGCTCATCGCACTGCTGTGCGGCCCCGCGGCAGGTGGTGACGGCGCCGTGCTTGGCCGCGTGCGGGCGGCGAGCGATGGTCGCGGCGTGCAGCGCGGGCGGGTGACGGTGCAGTGGGCGCTGCCGAACATCGACGCCACGGGACTGCGCACCGATCGCGTCGAGCGCGTGACCCAGGTGGCGGACGACGGACGCTTCCTGGCCTGCGGCGTGCCGACGGGTGTGCCGATCGTGGTGCAGGCGCACGCAGGCGATACGGGCCACGGCTCGTCGAGCGGCGCGGTGCGCCTCGAGGTGCCGGAAGAGGCCGCGCTGCTCCACCGTGACCTGCTCGTCGCCGATGCCCGCGCCGACTCGTCCAGCAGACCGATGCCAGCCGACTGGTCCGCCACGACGCCGCTCCGCGGAACGGCGCGCATCGCCGGGCGTGTGATCACGGTGAACGACGCGCCACATGCCGGCGCCCGCATCATCGTGCCGGATGCGCAGCTCGAGGTGCTGACCGACTCCAGCGGCACATTCCAGCTCGCAGGACTGCCGCCCGGCACGAGAACGGTGGAACTGGTGACCATCGGATTCGTTCCGCAACGACAGGTGATCGACCTGCGCCCTGGCCGGGACGCCGTCGTGCGCTTCCACCCGCTGGACCGGGTGCAGGAACTCGATGTCCTGACCGTCCGCGCCAAGCGCGACCTGACCGGCTTCCACCGGCGCAAGCGGACCTCCACCGGGACCTTTCTCACCGCAGAGGACATCGCACGCAAGAACGCGTACAGCGTCGGCGAGGCGCTGGTCGGCGTGAACGGCCTTCGCTACACCGGCATCGATCCGCAGACGCTCAAGCCTGCGATCGGCGGCCGCTTCAATTGCAGCGCGAGCTTCTTCCTCGACGGCGTGAGCGTCGCGTTGGCCGACATCGACGGCATGCTCGGCGTGCGGCAGATCGGCGGCATCGAGGTGTACACGAACGCCTGGGAAGCGCCGCCGCTCCTGACGACTGGCGCCCGGTTCCTGGGGCCGGACGGTCGCGACCGGGGGGCCCCGAACCTCAACTCGGGGTGCTCGACCGTCGTCGTCTGGACGAAGTCCTACGTGCCGTAGCGCCGGCACCGCCGTCGCATCAGCGTCAGCGGCGGGGAGGGTGCTGCACGTCGTACGGAATGCCGTCCGGGCCTGCCCTGTCTTCCATGACGTGCACACCTCCGTCTCGCGACGTTGAGTCACCGGTTGCCGTCCGCCACCGCATCCTCCCCGCTCCATCCACACCGAGCACCGCATGCGCCGTCACCCCGCGACCCGATGGCTGCCGACCGCGCTCGCCGCCCTGCTCGGTGTGTCGTCCGTGCACGCCCAGGCCCTCGTCACCGGCACCCTCCGCGACAGCGTCCACGGTCGCCCTTTCGCCAACGCCACCGTCGAGCTGGTCCCGGCACACGCCCCCTGGATGTCCGGCTTCACCACCCGCAGCGATTCCAGCGGGCGGTTCCAGATCGCCGAGGTCCCCGCCGGCAAGTACCTGTTCGGCTTCCTGCACCCGCGCCTCGATTCGCTCGGCATGGACCAGGTCACGCGCACCATCGACGTGAAACCGGCGCAGAGCCGCGTCACCGCCGACCTCGCCCTCCCCAGCGCGCGCACCCTCGCCGCCATGCTCTGCCACACCCGTCGCGACAACGCCGGCGTGCTGCTCGGCCGCGTCTACGATGCGCGCGACGGGCACCCCGTCACCAGCGGCACGCTGCTCGTGCGATGGGGTGAGCTGAGCGTGGGTGACAGCGGCCTGCGCAACGATGCCGCGCAGCGCACCGTCTCCCTCG
This is a stretch of genomic DNA from Gemmatimonadaceae bacterium. It encodes these proteins:
- a CDS encoding carboxypeptidase regulatory-like domain-containing protein → MRTVPFRRALLLLTGAALGAPTLPGQSLVTGVVRDTVSGRIFAGAAIELVPASAPWLSGFKARSDSVGRYTIPDVAAGRYIVGFLHPDLDSVGLSQVSRPLDVRAGKRRVSVDLSPPGGMALIALLCGPAAGGDGAVLGRVRAASDGRGVQRGRVTVQWALPNIDATGLRTDRVERVTQVADDGRFLACGVPTGVPIVVQAHAGDTGHGSSSGAVRLEVPEEAALLHRDLLVADARADSSSRPMPADWSATTPLRGTARIAGRVITVNDAPHAGARIIVPDAQLEVLTDSSGTFQLAGLPPGTRTVELVTIGFVPQRQVIDLRPGRDAVVRFHPLDRVQELDVLTVRAKRDLTGFHRRKRTSTGTFLTAEDIARKNAYSVGEALVGVNGLRYTGIDPQTLKPAIGGRFNCSASFFLDGVSVALADIDGMLGVRQIGGIEVYTNAWEAPPLLTTGARFLGPDGRDRGAPNLNSGCSTVVVWTKSYVP
- a CDS encoding glycine--tRNA ligase, translating into MAPSTHPDVMEKLVSLCKRRGFIFQSSEIYGGTGSVWDYGPLGVELKKNLKELWWTSMVRLRDDVEGLDAAILMHPKTWEASGHVAGFTDPLVDCKTCKGRFRADKLEDARCPQKPSKQPGQHDACQLTEPRMFNLMFRTFMGPVEESASTIYLRPETAQGIFVNFLNVQQSCRQKVPFGIAQIGKAFRNEITPGNFIFRTREFEQMEMQFFVEPGTDMEHFERWKADRMAWHQSRGLSADRLQYHQHEAGELAHYARAAFDITFDFGGTLGFQEIEGIHNRGDFDLTQHQQYSGKKLEYFDQQANKRYVPYVIETSVGADRTTLAALVNGYREESVAGEDEGRVVLGLHPALAPIKAAVFPLTKKDGQPEMAEKLAAALRKSFMTDSDETGSIGKRYRRQDEVGTPFCVTIDGESANDQSVTIRERDSLAQVRVSLDQVRGWVQERITA